One region of Carassius gibelio isolate Cgi1373 ecotype wild population from Czech Republic chromosome A1, carGib1.2-hapl.c, whole genome shotgun sequence genomic DNA includes:
- the LOC128018626 gene encoding ADP-ribosylation factor-like protein 11, whose protein sequence is MGAITSKQNKQTPRVLLMGLDSAGKSTLLYRQQRGVVMETSPTVGFNVATVQLDKKTSLTVWDVGGQGTMRPNWKYYLEECKVLVFVVDSSDRARMAEAQKALKKILSDEHLKGVPLMVLANKNDLQNSMNIREVSTLLELDRYTNRVWEIQACSALKGLGLQQAFLSIAKLMHKA, encoded by the coding sequence ATGGGCGCCATTACGTCTAAACAGAATAAACAGACTCCACGTGTTCTCCTCATGGGCTTGGATTCGGCTGGAAAATCGACTTTGCTGTACCGGCAGCAGCGTGGTGTGGTGATGGAGACCTCGCCTACTGTGGGCTTCAATGTTGCGACTGTACAGCTGGACAAGAAGACCTCACTGACCGTGTGGGATGTTGGGGGACAAGGAACCATGAGGCCCAATTGGAAATACTACCTAGAGGAGTGTAAGGTTTTGGTCTTCGTGGTGGATAGCAGTGATCGTGCCAGGATGGCTGAAGCTCAGAAAGCCCTGAAGAAGATTCTGAGTGATGAACATTTGAAAGGAGTTCCCCTGATGGTGCTGGCTAACAAAAATGATCTGCAAAACTCAATGAATATTAGAGAGGTGTCTACATTGCTGGAGCTGGATCGTTACACCAATCGGGTGTGGGAGATCCAAGCTTGCAGCGCCCTGAAGGGACTGGGTCTCCAACAAGCCTTTCTCTCTATAGCTAAGCTAATGCACAAAGCATAA